DNA from Ziziphus jujuba cultivar Dongzao chromosome 2, ASM3175591v1:
CAGCTTTGGTATATGGTTTCAAAAACTTTAGCTGAAGAGGCTGCTTGGAAATTTGCAAAGGAAAATAGGATTGACTTAGTCACACTAAATCCAGGGCTTGTGATTGGTCCTCTCTTGCAGCCAACTATTAACTTCTCTGTTGAGCCTATTCTGAAGCTTATAACTGGTACCATCCTGCAAATAATCCTTTTTCTTGCATGAGCGAGTCAGAATTTTATGCAAAGCTAGAACCAGTTTTCTTGGTGCAGCTAATGTACATGGATACGTTGACCTTTCAAGAGTGCCTGAAGCTTTAGATGTTGACATCAATGTCAACTCATGTGCCTTGATTTCCTGCTacttcataaaattataaatatataatgaaaaaaataactaCCAGACTTCTTATTCAATACTATCAACTACTAGAACCTAATTTTCCATttctgctcttttttttttcatttttttgggtgCAGGAGCTCAAACCTTCCCCGATGTAGTTCATAGATTTGTTGATGTAAGAGATGTTGCTTATGCACATATTCAAGCATTTGAAGTTCCTTCTGCCAATGGAAGATATTGTTTGGTTGGACGTGTTGCACACTTTATTGAGGCCGTGAAGATTTTAAAAGAACTCTACCCTTCCTTGAACCTTCCTGAGAAGTAAGTTTACATTTGCACGTATTATAAAGGCATGCTTGTATGCTGCATTTTGCAAAAGTAATCAAGCTTGATCTATATTCCTTATTAGTTAACGTCAAGTCATGTTAAGTATTGGGGGTTCCCTTTTTACATTATAGTAGCTTCTAAACATTTAGTTTGCATGGTAAATGTCTCTAACATGGTTGATTGtgcatgtttttaaattttctatgcCATGGCTTCAAGCACACACAAGAACCACAGTTTCAATGCTTTCCATGCTATATCATGTTCTTCGATCACCAAACAGTCTATATGGTTTTCAACTGTTTGTTGCTCAAATGATTTCATGCTTCATCACAATGAATATTAGATTTCTAACCTCTAATATGAGATCAAAGTGTCAATTTTTTTGCTCATATAATGAAATTTGCTGATATGTAATAGACTATTAAGGACCAAAAATTCTGTTTTTCCATTATATTCAGGTGTGAAGACGACAAGCCCCTCTTGCCAATCTACCAAGTGTCCAAGGAGAAAGCAAAAAGTTTGGGTGTAAATTTCATTCCTTTGGAAGtgagtcttaaggacactgttgAGAGCTTAAAGGAGAAGGGTTTCGTTAATGTTTAGATTGGTGTCTTTGAGCAAGATATGATGGATAACAATACCAAAACAGAACATATCTTGTTTGTCATCTCATGCTTTTGTAATTACTTAACAATATGAAATAATGAttactatataaataaattaagcatCAAATCTCCTACATATCATacaaacaatatttttgtttgcaaGGCAATGCTAGGCTTATGTGCTACTTATGAATGTTACTTTTAGAAACGTGTTTCATAAGGATGTAGGTCATAATGATATAtctgacttttttatttttatttttatttttttgctaatcAATAATCATCCATCCTTTTTCCTCTCGTATATGCATGCATTATTATGGACATTTGCAGATGGGACCGTTTTGTCCCATTTTTGTCACGTGGAGTTTTCCCtactgaaataaataaataaaatacaattcatTGATAATGTTTTCAATGAGTGCAACAAGAATGGGAATTCAATGAGTGCAAGAAGGATaggaatttttctttaaaaagaaaaaaataatatatatatatatataaaataaaaattaaaaaaaaaataaagagttaAAATTTGTACTAATAATTTAGAAAGTGGACTGTgaagcaattttattttattttatttttttgaggacGTGGTTTAGTCAATGGCCATGTGCGTCGTACGTAGTACTTTtcaatattctaaaaatttatcgTCAGTATAACATAAACTGCATAATCGttaactttttctttcccattatAACAACATCTAGGGAAGATATTTGGGACACATTTTGATAAAAGGGCCCAGTACAGATTAgagcagagagagagaatcaTGAGAGGAGAGCAAAAGGTGGTGTGTGTAACAGGAGCTTCCGGTTACATAGCTTCATGGGTGGTGAAGCTCTTACTAGAACGTGGATACACTGTCAAAGCTTCTGTTCGAGACCCTAGTTGGTGTTCTTTACTCTTTCTCTCTTGGTTTGTTcagatttatattaaaatagttttctaaaTGGTTTTCAATTCCAAATTCTGGGTTATGATTATTGTTTACtgttagtgaaaaaaaaaagataaatccCAGAATATAGAATCTGAAGAGCAAAGTTTTGTATGTATGTGTTGTGGCTGTTGAGTTTCAGGAAAATGCTGGTCTTGTGGTTTTGTAGTTAAATCCTTGTTTGGGGTatgaggaagagagagagaggaaaaaaaaatcatcccaATTTAATGGGCTTGAGTGAGGTTGTAGGTTCTGTTTGTTGAAACAGAAAGAAAGCACATTGGAAAGAAATTGTTCGTGTTTATTTGCTTATGGAATTCTGTATATGCATGTGACGCTCTTAGATGATCCAAAGAAGACAGAACACTTGCTTTCGCTTGATGGAGCTAGGGAAAGACTACATTTGTTTAAAGCTAATCTGTTTGACGAAGGAGCTTTTGATGCTTTAGTTGATGGCTGTGAAGGCGTTTTCCATGCAGGATGCCTGTAATCGTTGCACTTAATGATCCACaggttagtaatattaatttgaaaacatgGATAATTCCAGTCTTCAACTAGACTGCAGTGCCTTGCATTTTTTTCAGGGTTTTCGTTCACCCAGTACTTGTAGGTTTATgcattattttgttgattttcagGCAGAGCTAGCTAATTGACCCGGCGGTGAAGGGAACATTAAACGTTCTCAGATCATGTGTAGAAGTCCCTTCGGTAAAAAGAGTGGTTGTAACCTCTTCCATGGTTTCAGTTTTGTTCAATGGAAAACCTCTGAGCCCTGATGTAGTAATCGATCAGACATGGTTTTCAGATCCTGTATACTGTAAGCAGCTGAAGGTAAGTGCTTACATGTTTAGTTTTTTATAACCTCTTTCCAGGTTTCGTATTAATTTACCTGAAGGAATATCTTACTTAAACTTCTTTGTAGACACAACTTATGAGAAATTTATAGCCTTTGTATTATATTTCAACGATCATTTTAGTAAAAACAGAATTAGAATATAAATCTTGTATCATTGTATTAATGTATCTAATCTAATTCTTTTTACCAATTGCTAGGATATGATAAGAGAAAAGTAAAGTAACTTATGCATCAGTTTTCCTGTATGTTCAccgtcttatttatttattttttccacttCAGCTTGGTATATGGTTTCAAAAACTTTAGCAGAAGAGGCTACTTGAAAATTTGCAAAGGAAAATAGGATTGACTTAGTCACACTGCATCCAGGAATTGTGATTGGTCCTCTCTTACAGCCACCTGTTAATTTGTCTGTAGAGCCTATTCTGAAGCTTATAGCTAGTACCATCTTGCAACTAATCCTTTTACTTACATGAGTAAGGCGGCATTTGATGCAAAGCTAGAATCCCTTTTCTTGATACAGCTGCTATACACGGATACTCTGACCTTTGTAGGGTGCCTGAAACTCTAGACATACAGTATGTCAACTCATGTAGCGTTACTTCataaaagtataaatatataatagaaaaaataaccAGATATTTCCAATTCAAAGCTTTTGACTACTAGAATCTAACTTTCCATTCTTTTGGATGCAGGAGCTCAAACCTTCCCCAGTGTAGTTCATAGATTTGTTGATGTTAGAGATGTTGCTTATGCACACATTCAAGCATTTGAAGTTCCTTCAGCCAGTGGAAGATATTGTTTAGTTGGACGCGTTGCACACTTTATTGTGGCTTTAAAGATCTTAAAAGAACTCTACCCTTCCTTGGACCTTCCCAAGAAGTAAGTTTACATTTGCAAGTATCATAAAGGCATGCTTCTATGCtgcatttttaaaaagtaatcgAGCTTGATCTATATTCCTTATTAGTCCATGTCAATTCATGTTAAGCATTGGGCTTTTTACATAATAGGAGCTTCTAAACGTTTACTTCACATTGTATAAATACCGCTAAGACAATTTGTTTCTACTTGGCtgtgtttgttttttaacttttatacgCTAAGACTCCAACTACACACAAAAAGAGTTTCAATGCTTTCCATGCTTTATTCCATCATCAAGCAGTCTATAAGGTTTTTAACTGTTTGTTGCTCAAATGATTCCATGCTTCATCGCAATGAATATTAGATTTCATACGTCTCATGTTAGATCaaaatgtcttttttttctttttcttttttttaatgaaatttccaATCAGTCCAtatggtttttgtttgtttattgctCAAATGATTCATCCTTAACTACAGTGAATGTTAGATTTCTTTCCTTTCATATTAGATCAagatatccatttttttttcccttataatgaaattttatgatatgTGATAAAACTCTCAAGGACAAAAATTTCTGTCTTTGCAGTACTTTCAGGTGTGAAGATGACAAGCCCCTCTTGCCAATCTACCAAGTATCCAAGGAGAAAGCAAAAAGTTTGGGTGTGAATTTCATTCCTTTGGAAGTGAGTCTTAAAGGACACTGTTGAAAGCTTAAAGGAGAAGAGTTTTGTTAATGTTTAGAATGGTGTCTTTGAACAGGACATGATGGATAACAATAACAAAACAGAACAAATCTTGTTAATTATCCCGGTCTTCTGTGGTTAGTTAACTATATGAAATGAGGATTGATATACCAATAAAATAAGCATCAAATCTCCTATGTATCATACAAGTACTATTTTTGCTGGCAAGGCAATGTTAGATTTATATGCTGCTTATGAATGTTACTTTCGGTAACATTATTCGCATCAAATACAAGTGATTAGgtcataataatattatctagctttttatttattttttctcttttttctctaaTCAATAATCATCTAGCTTTTTCCTCTCATATATGTATGCATTATTATGGACCAT
Protein-coding regions in this window:
- the LOC132800587 gene encoding phenylacetaldehyde reductase-like encodes the protein MSEGEQKVVCVTGASGYIASWVVKLLLQRGYTVKASVRNPNDPKKTEHLLSLDGAKERLHLFEANLLDEGAFDALVDGCEGIFHMASPVFFSVNDPQAELIDPAVKGTLNVLKSCAKVPSVKSVVVTSSMASVLFNGKPLNPDVVVDETWFSDLEFCVKQRLWYMVSKTLAEEAAWKFAKENRIDLVTLNPGLVIGPLLQPTINFSVEPILKLITGAQTFPDVVHRFVDVRDVAYAHIQAFEVPSANGRYCLVGRVAHFIEAVKILKELYPSLNLPEKCEDDKPLLPIYQVSKEKAKSLGVNFIPLEVSLKDTVESLKEKGFVNV